From one Sparus aurata chromosome 16, fSpaAur1.1, whole genome shotgun sequence genomic stretch:
- the chrm5a gene encoding muscarinic acetylcholine receptor M5a: MEGDSILNSTVNTTMGIHLVTHSLWEVITIATVSAIVSLITIVGNVLVMLSFKVNSQLKTVNNYYLLSLAAADLIIGVFSMNLYTSYILMGYWALGNLACDLWLALDYVASNASVMNLLVISFDRYFSITRPLTYRAKRTPKRAGIMIGLAWLVSLILWAPPILCWQYLVGKRTVPERQCQIQFFSEPVITFGTAIAAFYIPVSVMTILYCRIYKETEKRTKDLAELQGINYPSDTGVTQPQKTIIRSCFSCKLRSTSHDRNQASWSSSSRSNAAKSAANTNDEWSKAGQLTTFNSYASSEDEDRPVSPGGFQPSFRNQACETIIKSGVGSESEQLSSYDEDSFFQTPPKSNSQKSSKCVSYKFKPVAKDAHVEHHSKNGDTKMAPSTFSSAESMSVPSTSSTSKPIDATLKNQITKRKRMVLIKERKAAQTLSAILLAFILTWTPYNIMVLISTFCSDCIPLSLWHLGYWLCYVNSTVNPMCYALCNKTFQKTFRMLLLCQWKKKRIEEKLYWYGQNPAVSSKLT, from the coding sequence ATGGAAGGAGACAGCATATTGAACTCCACTGTAAACACTACAATGGGAATCCACCTGGTCACTCACAGCCTCTGGGAGGTGATCACCATTGCGACTGTGTCGGCTATCGTCAGCCTCATCACTATTGTGGGGAATGTCCTGGTGATGCTCTCCTTCAAAGTTAACAGCCAGCTAAAGACAGTGAATAATTACTACCTGCTGAGTCTGGCAGCTGCTGACCTCATCATCGGTGTTTTCTCCATGAACCTGTATACCTCTTATATTCTGATGGGCTACTGGGCCTTAGGGAACCTCGCATGTGACCTGTGGCTGGCGTTGGACTATGTTGCCAGTAACGCCTCAGTCATGAACCTGCTGGTGATCAGTTTTGACAGATATTTTTCCATCACCAGACCTCTCACGTACAGGGCCAAAAGGACTCCCAAACGAGCTGGGATCATGATAGGTTTGGCCTGGCTGGTGTCACTCATCCTGTGGGCCCCACCTATTCTCTGCTGGCAGTACTTAGTAGGGAAAAGGACGGTCCCTGAGAGGCAATGCCAGATCCAGTTTTTCTCTGAGCCTGTGATAACATTTGGGACAGCGATTGCTGCCTTTTACATCCCTGTATCAGTCATGACAATCCTATACTGTCGGATCTACAAGGAGACGGAGAAGAGGACCAAAGATCTGGCCGAGCTGCAGGGGATTAACTATCCCTCAGACACTGGGGTCACCCAGCCTCAGAAGACCATCATCAGGTCCTGTTTCAGCTGTAAATTAAGGTCGACTTCACATGACAGGAATCAAGCCTCTTGGTCCTCCTCCAGCAGAAGCAACGCTGCCAAATCAGCAGCCAACACCAATGACGAGTGGTCCAAAGCTGGGCAGCTGACCACCTTCAACAGTTACGCCTCCTCCGAGGATGAGGACAGACCCGTGTCTCCCGGAGGCTTCCAGCCCTCCTTCAGGAACCAGGCCTGTGAGACCATCATCAAGAGTGGAGTGGGCAGTGAGAGTGAGCAGCTCAGCAGCTATGACGAGGACAGCTTCTTCCAGACGCCACCCAAGAGCAACTCCCAGAAGAGCAGCAAGTGTGTGTCCTACAAGTTCAAGCCTGTGGCCAAAGACGCTCACGTGGAGCACCACAGCAAAAACGGAGACACCAAAATGGCGCCCTCGACGTTCTCCTCGGCCGAGTCCATGAGCGTTCCGTCCACCTCGTCGACGTCCAAGCCCATAGATGCCACGCTGAAGAACCAGATCActaagaggaagaggatggtGCTGATCAAGGAGAGGAAGGCAGCTCAGACTCTCAGCGCCATCTTGCTGGCCTTCATCCTAACATGGACGCCTTATAACATCATGGTGCTCATTTCCACTTTCTGCTCAGACTGCATTCCCCTCTCACTCTGGCATCTGGGCTACTGGCTGTGCTACGTCAACAGCACCGTCAATCCCATGTGCTACGCCCTTTGCAACAAGACTTTCCAGAAGACCTTCCGCATGCTCTTACTTTGCCAGTGGAAGAAGAAAAGGATCGAGGAGAAACTATACTGGTACGGACAAAACCCAGCGGTCAGCTCCAAACTGACATga